In a genomic window of Salmo trutta chromosome 32, fSalTru1.1, whole genome shotgun sequence:
- the kcnh4a gene encoding potassium voltage-gated channel subfamily H member 4 → MPVMKGLLAPQNTFLDTIANHFDGTHSNFLLGNAQGRQGYPIVYCSDGFCELTGFVRTEVMQKTCTCRFLHGAETSERVRQQVDKALEGQQEYQGEVCFYMKNGNPFWCLLDIVPIKNEKGEVVLFLFSFKDVTESYGKSHHHSNRRGGEGTEDAHQSRKRSRSHFSQARERGRTVLYHLTNQFSKRGKGKLPNSVFHKPSLPEYKVAAVQKSRFILLHYSVSKALWDWLILLATFYVAVTVPFNVCFVSHQDDNDCDSRSTIASDIAVEMLFILDIILNFRTTFVSQSGQVVYDARSIYLHYCGTWFFIDLFAALPFDLLYAFNITVTSLVHLLKTVRLLRLLRLLQKLDRYSQYSAVVLTLLMSVFALLAHWMACVWYVIGRKEIESSDPVTWDIGWLQELGKRLETPYINSTVGGPSMPSAYIASLYFTLSSLTSVGFGNVCANTDAEKIFSICIMLMGALMHAVVFGNVTAIIQRMYSRRSLYHTRMKDIKDFIRVHRLPQLLKQRMLEYFQTTWSVNNGINANELLRDFPDELRADIAMHLNKDILQLPVFERASRGCLRSLSLHIKTSFCAPGEYLIRQGDALQANYFVCSGSLEVLKDGMVLAILGKGDLIGADLTAQDQVIKTNADVKALTYCDLQHISVRALREVLGLYPEYGSRFSSDIHHNLTYNLREGSEAEGLTRFSRSPRLSQERVDKDHKLPFIVEAEDVESGEDMSHCPTGASHQGRLLLMHGLSSPVCHPGLSSLLGEELRHVSALHLCRAPAQGCRGRSPSPQLLSNDEVTPAPVPNMVTDHSSSNRPAKLLIPSLHCVSPLDLSPRVVDGIEDNGQSFHFNVDQGEAKTNSKDPFQVSANLLLETEEVRQNISQLSKEMNTLNQEVSNLTKELHEMMCFLQAHVTMFHYPSAISTYPYGLQMAPNPNPSSNMTAANDWQTRVPFSMPAGPHPSHLQHDPLSHPARNMWAYSGGPPQGRGPAMGQKVEVEHFHQTSNPRSSCLHLCCSDRGRTTGQGLKAQYRPFPTSRTTPNSPYMGHSQCRTGPSLLNLSSAFPVLPGACPGQVEYKASIPTISTFRPLCSPGSLSQSHPSLSVQVNSDHSHSPSISPTPIHVSLTPTGQPQLHTTFSSQSGVYTSVSPTYSQTHNQTTQGQGSLNRARKNDLVGSSPVHTLDSSLPLVGQSAGQEPDCGGPNIEYPQDRERPKRMQSDAEQAESQTQETNISTQQALEVEPLWGLEVTH, encoded by the exons ACAGCAACTTCCTTCTTGGGAATGCCCAGGGTCGTCAAGGTTACCCCATTGTGTACTGCTCGGACGGCTTCTGCGAGCTGACGGGGTTTGTGCGCACTGAGGTGATGCAGAAAACATGCACGTGTCGCTTCCTGCACGGGGCAGAGACCAGTGAGAGGGTGAGGCAGCAGGTGGACAAGGCCCTGGAGGGACAGCAGGAGTACCAGGGGGAGGTGTGCTTCTACATGAAGAACG GAAATCCATTCTGGTGCCTTCTTGACATTGTGCCAATTAAGAATGAGAAGGGTGAAGTGGTTCTATTCCTTTTCTCCTTCAAGGATGTCACTGAGTCGTACGGAAAAAGCCACCATCACAGcaacaggagagggggggagggcaCAG AGGACGCACATCAGAGCAGAAAACGCAGCCGTTCCCACTTTTCCCAAgccagggagaggggaaggaCTGTCCTGTACCACCTCACCAACCAGTTCTCCAAGAGGGGCAAGGGGAAACTGCCCAAT AGTGTATTCCATAAGCCCTCTCTCCCAGAGTACAAGGTGGCGGCGGTGCAGAAGTCCCGCTTcatcctgctccactacagcgtATCCAAGGCCCTGTGGGATTGGCTGATCCTCCTGGCTACCTTCTACGTGGCGGTCACCGTGCCCTTCAATGTCTGCTTCGTCAGTCACCAGGACGACAACGACTGTGACTCCCGTAGCACCATTGCCAGTGACATCGCCGTGGAAATGCTCTTCATTCTAG ATATCATCCTGAACTTTAGGACCACCTTCGTGAGTCAGTCGGGTCAGGTGGTGTACGATGCCCGCTCAATCTACCTCCATTACTGTGGCACCTGGTTCTTTATAGACCTCTTTGCTGCTCTGCCCTTTGACCTCCTCTACGCCTTCAACATCACAGTG ACCTCGCTGGTCCACCTCCTGAAGACGGTGCGTTTGCTGCGGCTGCTGCGGTTGTTACAGAAGCTGGACCGTTACTCCCAGTACAGTGCTGTGGTCCTGACCCTGCTCATGTCTGTGTTCGCCCTGCTTGCCCACTGGATGGCCTGCGTCTGGTACGTCATTGGCCGCAAGGAGATAGAGAGCAGCGACCCTGTCACCTGGGATATAG GCTGGCTGCAGGAGCTGGGGAAGCGGTTGGAGACCCCATACATCAACAGTACGGTTGGCGGCCCCTCCATGCCCAGTGCCTACATCGCCTCCCTCTACTTCACCCTGAGCAGCCTCACCAGTGTAGGCTTTGGCAATGTGTGTGCCAACACAGACGCCGAGAAGATCTTCTCCATCTGCATCATGCTCATGGGGG CCCTGATGCATGCAGTGGTCTTCGGTAACGTGACGGCCATCATCCAGCGCATGTACTCTCGGCGCTCGCTCTACCACACGCGTATGAAGGACATCAAGGACTTTATCCGTGTGCACCGTCTGCCCCAGCTGCTGAAACAGAGGATGTTGGAGTACTTCCAGACCACCTGGTCTGTCAACAACGGCATCAACGCCAACGAG CTGCTGCGTGACTTCCCAGATGAACTTCGTGCGGACATCGCCATGCACCTGAACAAGGACATCCTGCAGCTGCCTGTGTTTGAGCGGGCCAGTAGGGGGTGTCTGCGCTCCCTCTCCTTGCACATTAAGACCTCGTTCTGTGCCCCGGGAGAGTACCTCATCCGCCAGGGGGACGCGCTGCAGGCCAACTACTTTGTCTGCTCTGGGTCTCTAGAGGTGCTGAAGGACGGCATGGTCCTTGCTATCCTGG GCAAAGGTGATCTGATTGGGGCAGACCTGACAGCGCAAGATCAGGTGATCAAGACCAATGCGGACGTGAAGGCTCTGACCTACTGTGACCTGCAGCACATCAGTGTCCGTGCCCTGAGGGAGGTCCTGGGCCTCTACCCAGAGTATGGCAGTCGCTTCAGCTCTGATATCCACCACAACCTCACCTACAACCTGAGAGAGGGTAGCGAGGCAGAG GGACTGACAAGGTTCTCACGGTCCCCTCGGCTCTCTCAG GAGCGAGTTGATAAGGACCACAAGCTTCCCTTCATTGTGGAGGCAGAAGATGTGGAGTCTGGTGAGGACATGAGCCACTGTCCCACCGGTGCATCCCACCAAGGACGGCTGCTCCTGATGCATGGCCTGAGCAGCCCCGTATGCCACCCTGGCCTCAGCAGCCTGCTGGGGGAGGAGCTTCGACATGTCAGTGCGCTCCATCTCTGCCGCGCCCCAGCCCAGGGCTGCAGAGGccgtagcccctcccctcagctGCTGTCCAATGATGAGGTTACTCCCGCCCCAGTGCCCAACATGGTCACAGACCACAGCTCATCCAATAGGCCAGCCAAGCTGCTTATACCCTCCCTACATTGTGTCAGCCCTCTGGACCTCAGCCCCAG GGTTGTGGATGGAATTGAGGATAATGGGCAGTCATTTCACTTCAATGTGGATCAAGGCGAGGCAAAGACCAATAGCAAAG ACCCATTCCAGGTGAGCGCCAACTTACTTCTGGAAACAGAGGAGGTGAGACAGAACATCAGCCAGCTAAGCAAAGAG ATGAATACCCTTAACCAGGAGGTGTCCAACCTGACCAAGGAGCTCCACGAGATGATGTGTTTCCTGCAGGCCCATGTGACCATGTTTCATTACCCCTCTGCCATCTCCACCTATCCTTACGGCCTGCAGATggcccctaaccccaaccccagcaGCAACATgactgctgccaatgactggcaGACACGGGTGCCTTTCAGTATGCCCGCTGGACCTCACCCATCTCACCTCCAACATGACCCCCTCAGCCACCCTGCCAGGAACATGTGGGCCTACAGTGGGGGGCCCCCCCAGGGCAGAGGTCCCGCCATGGGTCAGAAGGTGGAGGTTGAGCACTTTCACCAGACGTCCAATCCCAGGTCATCCTGTTTACATCTGTGCTGCTCGGACAGAGGCAGAACCACCGGTCAGGGACTTAAAGCCCAGTACAGGCCTTTCCCGACCTCCAGAACTACACCCAACTCTCCCTACATGGGCCACTCCCAATGCCGGACTGGGCCATCTCTTCTGAACCTCAGCTCTGCCTTCCCAGTACTCCCAGGTGCGTGTCCTGGTCAAGTTGAGTACAAAGCCTCCATCCCCACCATCAGTACCTTTCGTCCCCTATGTTCCCCAGGCAGCCTCAGCCAGTCCCACCCCTCCCTGAGTGTCCAGGTCAACTCTGACCACAGCCATTCACCGTCCATCTCCCCAACGCCTATCCACGTCTCACTGACCCCTACCGGCCAACCACAGCTCcacaccaccttcagctctcaGTCTGGGGTCTACACGTCTGTCAGCCCAACATACAGTCAGACGCACAACCAGACCACCCAGGGGCAGGGCTCTCTCAACAGAGCCAGGAAGAATGACCTGGTGGGCTCCAGCCCtgtccacacactggactcatcCCTACCTCTGGTGGGGCAGTCAGCAGGGCAAGAGCCAGACTGTGGAGGGCCTAACATTGAGTATccacaggacagggagagaccTAAGAGGATGCAGAGTGATGCTGAGCAGGCAGAGTCCCAGACCCAGGAGACCAACATCAGCACACAGCAGGCCCTGGAAGTCGAGCCTCTCTGGGGCTTGGAGGTGACACATTAG